GGTGCGCGCGGCGCACCTCAACCACCCCGTGTTCCGGGAGCTGCTCCGGCAGTCGGAGGAGGAGTACGGCTTCCCGTCCACCCCCGGCCCCGTCGCGCTCCCCTGCTGCGACGAGGACCGCTTCCTGGACGTCCTCCGCCGCGTGTCCTCCGAGGACCGCCGCGGCCGCTCGGTCTGCTGCCGCGTGCCGGTCGTCACCAGCCGCGACGTCGCGGCGCGACCGCTGCTGCAGGGGATGGCGGTGGACAAGCTCGTGTGGTGACCACTCGAGAACATCTCGCGTGCCTGGCGCGGCCGAGAAGACCGACTGGTCGATCCCGCGTACACAACAAGCAATGACACAATCGGCGCCCCACACCAGTGAACGGGCGAGGGCGCCGCGCGTGTGCAAGTGAGGTTGCGTGGCGTCTGCGCCACCGCCTTGCGGGCGGCCCTGGCAACGGAGCGAGCAGCTGCCGCCGCGGATTCGGCGCCGAAGGGAAGCGTGCGTGCGCGCCGCGCGGCGGAAGATGTCGCAGGCAATGGCTGCATGGTCCTTCCGCCATGCACCGCCCAAGACCCCAAGTGCTATCGTGGAACCCGTGGGAC
This region of Triticum aestivum cultivar Chinese Spring chromosome 2D, IWGSC CS RefSeq v2.1, whole genome shotgun sequence genomic DNA includes:
- the LOC123050247 gene encoding auxin-responsive protein SAUR23-like, with amino-acid sequence MAKCGKIQGIVRLQQTLRRWRSRAAAAPTAPVPSGHVAVCVGGESRRFLVRAAHLNHPVFRELLRQSEEEYGFPSTPGPVALPCCDEDRFLDVLRRVSSEDRRGRSVCCRVPVVTSRDVAARPLLQGMAVDKLVW